From a region of the Sminthopsis crassicaudata isolate SCR6 chromosome 6, ASM4859323v1, whole genome shotgun sequence genome:
- the SCOC gene encoding short coiled-coil protein isoform X2 has product MMNADMDAVEAENQVELEEKTRLINQVLELQHTLEDLSARVDAVKEENLKLKSENQVLGQYIENLMSASSVFQTTDTKSKRK; this is encoded by the exons ATGATGAATGCTGACATGGATG CTGTTGAGGCTGAGAATCAGGTGGAATTGGAAGAGAAAACACGACTTATTAATCAAGTGTTGGAACTACAACACACACTTGAAG ATCTTTCTGCACGAGTAGATGCAGTcaaggaagagaatctgaaactgaAATCGGAAAACCAAGTTCTTGGACAGTATATAGAAAACCTCATGTCTGCATCTAGTGTTTTCCAAACAACTGACACAAAAAGCAAAAGGAAGTAA